A region from the Algoriphagus machipongonensis genome encodes:
- a CDS encoding Gfo/Idh/MocA family protein — MSSRRRFIQNTMLVGAGLSMPQILTASDFGRFTRKVKPSDQLNYGLIGANGMGWSNMSAHLKLPEVNCVAIADVDQSVLDRRSEDVFKLRGTRPKLYKDYRKLLEDPDIDIVIIGTPDHWHCLIMCDAVSAGKNVYVEKPIANTIEECQLMVKAQERYGKVVQVGQWQRSGSQYAQAIDYVKSGKLGQIRLVKCWAYQGWMKPVPVLPNGPAPDGVDYKMWLGPAPERPFNPNRFHFNFRWFWDYAGGLMTDWGVHEIDIALYAMGVSAPKSVMASGGKFAYPNDASETPDTLQTVYEYDGFNMLWEHATGIDGGNYGTTEGIAFIGNNATLVVNRGGWKVIPETENKDGQRVPKVAEVPHTPGAGSALDHHAKNFIEAVKANDPSLLNCAIQTGSVAAINAQMGNIAYKTGKKVYWDAEKNLFTDSEANQLIKAQYHNGWELPKV; from the coding sequence ATGTCATCAAGAAGAAGATTTATTCAAAATACCATGTTGGTAGGGGCAGGATTAAGTATGCCCCAAATACTCACAGCCTCTGATTTTGGAAGATTTACCCGCAAAGTAAAACCATCTGATCAGCTCAATTATGGGCTTATCGGAGCAAACGGGATGGGTTGGTCAAACATGAGCGCACATTTAAAATTGCCTGAGGTAAACTGCGTCGCGATTGCAGATGTAGATCAAAGCGTGCTGGATAGGAGAAGTGAAGATGTTTTCAAACTTCGAGGCACGCGACCGAAACTTTATAAAGATTATAGAAAATTACTCGAAGATCCAGATATCGATATTGTGATCATTGGAACTCCAGATCATTGGCATTGTCTGATCATGTGTGATGCTGTTTCTGCAGGAAAGAATGTCTACGTAGAAAAACCCATTGCAAATACCATTGAGGAATGCCAACTAATGGTGAAAGCTCAAGAACGCTATGGAAAAGTAGTACAGGTTGGGCAATGGCAGCGATCAGGTTCTCAATATGCCCAGGCAATTGATTATGTAAAATCAGGGAAATTGGGTCAAATCAGATTGGTAAAATGCTGGGCATACCAAGGATGGATGAAGCCGGTTCCGGTATTGCCAAATGGTCCTGCGCCAGATGGAGTGGATTATAAAATGTGGCTAGGACCAGCACCTGAGCGTCCATTTAATCCAAATCGTTTCCATTTTAATTTCCGTTGGTTTTGGGATTATGCTGGTGGATTGATGACAGATTGGGGAGTTCATGAGATCGATATTGCACTTTATGCGATGGGAGTAAGTGCTCCTAAATCCGTAATGGCCTCTGGTGGGAAATTTGCCTATCCAAATGATGCTTCTGAGACACCGGATACGCTTCAGACAGTGTATGAATATGATGGATTCAATATGCTTTGGGAGCATGCTACAGGCATCGATGGAGGAAACTATGGCACGACTGAAGGAATTGCATTTATCGGAAACAATGCCACTTTGGTAGTGAATAGAGGGGGATGGAAAGTGATTCCTGAAACCGAAAACAAAGATGGTCAGCGTGTTCCAAAAGTAGCAGAAGTTCCTCATACTCCTGGAGCTGGAAGTGCTTTGGATCATCATGCTAAAAACTTCATCGAAGCGGTAAAAGCGAATGATCCGAGTTTGTTGAATTGTGCGATTCAAACTGGAAGTGTAGCAGCAATCAATGCACAAATGGGGAATATTGCCTATAAAACTGGTAAGAAAGTTTATTGGGATGCAGAAAAGAATCTATTTACCGATTCTGAAGCAAATCAATTGATTAAAGCCCAATATCATAATGGATGGGAATTGCCGAAAGTATAA
- a CDS encoding 3-keto-disaccharide hydrolase, translating into MKKISLTLAAAVFTMSLSTLALGQEKTPPPMKPEATEFYTPVPPKVTPGANNTAPPSDAIVLFDGTSLNNFVSARDGSSPAEWTIENGELVVTRGKGDIQSKIPFGDAQYHVEWSAPTEIVGEGQGRGNSGFFLMGLYEVQVLDSYESKTYTNGQAGSIYKQFPPLAMALRPAGEWNYYDIIFKAPRFNKDGIVTSPATVTVLMNGVLVQNHVILKGPTEYIGIPNYKAHPEELPIKLQDHGNPVRFRNIWVRKL; encoded by the coding sequence ATGAAAAAGATTTCGCTGACACTAGCGGCAGCAGTTTTTACAATGAGTTTGAGTACTTTGGCTTTAGGCCAGGAAAAGACTCCACCACCAATGAAACCAGAGGCGACAGAATTTTATACACCTGTACCACCAAAAGTCACTCCAGGAGCAAATAATACAGCCCCCCCATCCGATGCGATCGTGCTTTTTGATGGAACAAGTTTGAATAATTTTGTTAGTGCTAGAGATGGTTCAAGTCCTGCAGAATGGACAATAGAAAATGGTGAGCTTGTGGTAACCAGAGGTAAAGGGGATATTCAATCAAAAATACCTTTTGGTGATGCTCAATACCATGTAGAATGGTCTGCACCTACAGAAATTGTGGGAGAAGGGCAAGGAAGAGGAAACTCTGGTTTCTTCTTGATGGGCTTATATGAAGTTCAAGTTTTGGATAGTTATGAAAGTAAGACCTACACCAATGGTCAAGCAGGAAGTATTTACAAGCAATTTCCTCCATTGGCAATGGCATTGAGACCAGCTGGAGAATGGAATTACTATGATATCATCTTTAAAGCACCACGCTTTAACAAAGATGGCATTGTAACTTCCCCTGCAACTGTTACTGTTTTAATGAATGGTGTATTGGTACAAAATCATGTGATTCTTAAAGGCCCAACCGAATACATTGGTATTCCAAACTATAAAGCTCATCCAGAAGAGTTGCCAATCAAATTACAAGATCATGGCAATCCAGTAAGATTTAGAAATATCTGGGTTCGTAAGCTATAA
- a CDS encoding M14 family metallopeptidase: MKKPLTLLILGIFLSQFSFGQENYFFPGEKFDPAIPSPSDFLGYEIGEWHTRYDLIVKYFEKLDEISDMASLKTIGYTHELRPKIILTISSPSNMENLEEIRLKQLQLADPSQSKPEVSSMPAIIHQGYGVHGNEPSSAEAAMLTAYWLMASQSELATNLRENSVVHFDPTVNPDGRDRHSHWANTNKGFPPVADPLDREHNEVWPGGRTNHYWFDLNRDWLPLAHPESQAKIAWYHTWYPNVTTDFHEMGTNSTYFFEPTKPYGSENPVVPRKNYDDINVRFAKYFSKYLDEIGSLYWTKEVFDNSYPGYGSTYPDIHGGLGLVFEQASSRGHLQNSQRGEISFAFTIRNHVRSSLATMEAALDNKDFMHDYLREFFETAVSEGSDDPAGNYVFGDEYDESRNQLFVKLLLDHHIKVYENDSDIDLGNYSFKKGKSWVVPTSQPQFRMVRSMFEEVTEFADSVFYDASTWTMAHTYGMPFATSSGIKPGDEVTEVSEIGYPFPEGKAYAYLIDWADYYAPRMLNDLQKAGIHVEVINRPFTSQTTSDVVEFGAGTLMIPMGFQDLDETELLEKLKELANKNHQQVYATKTGLNLQGIDLGSNLVGAVTEPKVIMVVGDGVSSYEAGEIWYLLDSQVGMPITKVNSDDMGRVNLFDYNTLVLPSGNYNSFSEGFLDHLKDWLQRGGTIVSLKSASLWLNRAGITNEKMVERPENSDPIALPYADRNAFEGAKAVGGSIYMAKLDLTHPITYGYRRDQLPVYRNSSIFVQPSQNKYLTPIRYTEDPLLGGYISDENLELMKQSASLIISPVGRGRVINFYDSPNFRGTWFGTNKLFLNALFFGDIMD; this comes from the coding sequence ATGAAAAAACCACTTACCCTACTAATTCTTGGAATCTTTCTGAGTCAATTTTCCTTTGGACAGGAGAATTATTTCTTTCCTGGAGAAAAATTTGACCCGGCTATTCCTTCCCCTTCTGACTTCCTAGGTTATGAAATTGGAGAATGGCACACTCGCTATGACCTGATAGTTAAATACTTTGAAAAACTGGATGAAATATCCGATATGGCCAGTTTAAAGACTATTGGGTATACTCATGAGTTAAGACCAAAAATCATTTTGACTATTTCTTCACCTTCCAATATGGAAAACTTAGAAGAAATCAGATTGAAACAACTTCAGCTAGCTGATCCAAGTCAATCTAAACCTGAAGTTAGCAGCATGCCTGCCATCATCCATCAAGGGTATGGTGTTCATGGCAATGAACCTTCTTCTGCCGAGGCAGCCATGTTAACTGCTTATTGGCTAATGGCTTCCCAATCGGAACTTGCGACCAACCTTAGAGAAAATTCCGTGGTTCACTTTGACCCAACGGTCAATCCAGATGGTAGAGATCGACATAGCCACTGGGCAAATACCAACAAAGGTTTTCCTCCAGTCGCTGATCCTTTGGATCGCGAGCATAATGAAGTTTGGCCAGGAGGAAGAACCAACCATTATTGGTTTGATTTAAATCGAGACTGGCTTCCACTTGCACATCCTGAATCTCAGGCAAAAATCGCTTGGTATCATACCTGGTATCCAAATGTGACCACCGACTTTCATGAAATGGGTACCAATAGCACATACTTCTTTGAACCAACCAAGCCTTATGGAAGTGAAAACCCTGTAGTTCCAAGAAAAAATTACGACGACATCAATGTTCGATTTGCTAAATATTTCTCCAAATACTTAGATGAAATTGGAAGTTTATATTGGACAAAAGAGGTTTTTGACAACAGTTACCCTGGTTATGGAAGTACCTATCCAGACATACATGGTGGACTAGGTTTGGTTTTCGAGCAAGCCAGTAGTCGTGGCCATTTGCAAAATAGCCAACGTGGAGAAATCAGCTTTGCTTTTACGATAAGAAATCATGTGAGAAGTTCACTTGCGACCATGGAAGCGGCTCTGGACAATAAGGATTTTATGCATGATTATTTAAGAGAGTTTTTTGAAACTGCTGTTTCAGAAGGCTCTGATGATCCAGCAGGAAATTATGTTTTTGGGGATGAATATGATGAAAGCCGAAATCAGCTTTTCGTTAAGCTTTTGCTAGATCATCACATAAAAGTATATGAAAATGACAGCGATATCGACCTAGGTAATTATTCTTTCAAAAAAGGAAAATCCTGGGTAGTTCCCACCTCTCAACCTCAATTCAGAATGGTTAGATCCATGTTTGAGGAAGTTACAGAATTTGCAGACTCAGTGTTCTATGATGCCTCTACTTGGACTATGGCACATACCTATGGAATGCCATTTGCCACTTCTTCTGGAATTAAACCAGGAGATGAAGTCACGGAAGTTTCAGAGATAGGATATCCATTTCCAGAAGGAAAAGCTTATGCATACTTAATAGATTGGGCCGATTACTACGCTCCTAGAATGCTGAATGATTTACAAAAGGCTGGAATTCATGTAGAAGTTATAAACAGACCCTTTACTTCTCAAACAACATCAGACGTGGTTGAATTTGGAGCTGGAACCTTGATGATTCCAATGGGTTTTCAGGATTTAGATGAAACTGAACTTCTGGAAAAGCTAAAGGAATTAGCGAACAAAAATCACCAACAAGTTTATGCAACCAAGACAGGATTAAATCTCCAGGGAATAGATTTGGGTTCAAACCTTGTGGGTGCTGTTACAGAACCTAAAGTCATTATGGTGGTTGGTGATGGAGTTTCTAGCTATGAAGCAGGAGAAATTTGGTATTTATTGGATTCTCAAGTTGGGATGCCAATCACCAAAGTAAACTCCGATGATATGGGCCGAGTAAACTTATTTGATTACAACACACTGGTGCTACCTTCTGGCAATTACAACTCTTTTTCCGAAGGGTTTCTTGACCATCTGAAGGACTGGCTTCAAAGAGGAGGAACTATCGTTTCACTTAAATCTGCAAGTTTATGGTTAAACCGTGCAGGAATCACCAATGAAAAAATGGTAGAACGGCCTGAAAATTCAGATCCAATAGCACTCCCCTATGCTGATCGAAATGCTTTTGAAGGTGCCAAAGCAGTGGGCGGAAGTATCTATATGGCAAAACTGGATTTAACTCATCCTATAACTTATGGCTACCGCAGAGACCAACTTCCTGTCTATAGAAATAGCTCCATTTTTGTCCAGCCTAGCCAAAATAAATATCTTACTCCCATTCGCTACACCGAAGACCCTTTATTAGGAGGTTATATCTCTGATGAAAACCTTGAACTCATGAAGCAATCGGCTAGTTTGATCATATCTCCGGTAGGTAGAGGAAGAGTTATTAATTTCTATGATTCACCTAATTTTAGAGGCACTTGGTTTGGAACCAATAAACTCTTTTTGAATGCCTTGTTTTTTGGAGACATCATGGATTAA
- a CDS encoding M56 family metallopeptidase: MEDLTFFSLGRVTLLGLLSAAVLLPLFSFEFQWLGESAIRPINNSLNWMEGQVNSDSSTLENRSFNWVSILQLVYIIGLIYSISKLVIGLFKTWNLISKSQKLKTGDHVIVIHERFIPASFFNYILLPEYPEGNQEFNQILLHESVHIRKGHTWDVLFLQVIKSIFWFNPVIYALEKQLREIHEFQADQEVTNSYSPIAYSRLLLKQLSKDCGLQFMNNFNQFQTKKRIMMMNKSKSNAIQKNRFLLSIPLLALMIGLFSCDMAINQADLTGTWTGTDFQFEQSEGPDLSAMIEGGRALHEGGKLTLNEDGTMSITSGQGEMNGSGTYRFYTNGNILITTMDGGEETSYEVISLSEEELVTKHDVAMDTPMGKVAGTITLTYKR; encoded by the coding sequence ATGGAAGATCTTACTTTTTTTTCCTTGGGTAGAGTAACCTTATTGGGTTTACTATCTGCTGCAGTTCTTTTGCCTTTATTTTCCTTTGAATTTCAGTGGCTAGGAGAAAGTGCCATTCGGCCTATTAATAATTCATTAAACTGGATGGAAGGGCAAGTAAATTCTGATTCATCTACATTGGAAAATCGATCTTTCAATTGGGTCAGCATTCTACAATTGGTTTATATAATTGGATTGATTTACTCTATTTCTAAGCTTGTCATTGGTTTGTTTAAAACCTGGAATTTGATCTCAAAATCTCAAAAATTAAAGACAGGAGATCATGTGATAGTGATTCATGAAAGGTTTATTCCAGCTTCATTTTTTAACTATATCCTATTACCAGAATATCCAGAAGGAAATCAAGAATTCAATCAGATTTTGCTTCACGAATCTGTTCATATCCGTAAAGGGCATACTTGGGATGTATTATTCCTGCAAGTGATCAAATCTATATTTTGGTTTAACCCTGTGATTTATGCCTTAGAAAAACAACTTCGGGAAATCCATGAATTTCAAGCAGATCAAGAAGTGACAAACAGCTATTCTCCAATTGCCTATTCTCGTCTTTTGCTCAAGCAATTGAGTAAAGACTGTGGATTACAATTCATGAATAATTTCAATCAATTTCAAACTAAAAAACGAATCATGATGATGAACAAATCAAAATCAAATGCTATTCAAAAGAATAGATTTCTACTCAGTATTCCCTTATTGGCTCTAATGATAGGACTGTTTTCCTGCGATATGGCCATTAACCAAGCGGATCTGACTGGAACTTGGACAGGAACTGATTTTCAGTTTGAGCAGTCGGAAGGGCCTGATTTAAGTGCTATGATAGAAGGAGGTAGAGCCTTGCACGAAGGAGGAAAATTGACTCTCAATGAAGATGGTACTATGAGTATTACTTCAGGTCAGGGAGAGATGAATGGCTCAGGAACGTATAGGTTTTATACCAATGGAAATATCCTCATCACAACAATGGATGGTGGAGAAGAAACCTCTTATGAAGTAATAAGTCTAAGTGAAGAGGAGTTGGTTACAAAGCATGATGTTGCAATGGATACCCCAATGGGAAAAGTAGCCGGTACGATCACACTGACTTATAAGAGATAA
- a CDS encoding BlaI/MecI/CopY family transcriptional regulator has product MEELTANEEQIMRVFWKIERGIVRDVLDQIPEPKPPYTTLASAVKVLEKKGYLGHKTYGKTNEYFILIPESDYRKKSFNSLVKNFFDGSVENVLSFLVKEKKVSEKELEELQKMIDNYEKK; this is encoded by the coding sequence ATGGAAGAGTTAACAGCCAATGAAGAGCAAATCATGCGAGTGTTTTGGAAGATTGAGAGAGGCATTGTAAGAGATGTTTTAGATCAGATTCCAGAACCTAAGCCACCTTATACAACTTTAGCTTCCGCTGTAAAAGTATTAGAAAAGAAGGGCTACCTAGGGCATAAAACTTATGGAAAAACAAATGAGTATTTCATTTTGATTCCCGAAAGTGATTATCGTAAAAAGAGTTTTAACTCATTGGTCAAAAACTTCTTTGATGGCTCAGTGGAGAATGTACTCTCTTTTTTGGTAAAGGAGAAAAAGGTTTCTGAGAAGGAATTGGAAGAATTACAAAAGATGATCGATAATTACGAAAAGAAATAG
- a CDS encoding energy transducer TonB: protein MKTYAKPTIYTVLILLLTICVGVNSGYSQTSERALKEVDETPEFPGGMEALFKFMGENLKYPEAAQKKGIEGTVVVAFVVKKDGSIESPEILRGIGAGCDEEAIRVVKSFPNWTPGEKDGEKVNTQMQLPVKYKL, encoded by the coding sequence ATGAAAACTTACGCTAAACCAACTATTTACACTGTTCTGATTTTATTGTTGACCATTTGCGTTGGAGTAAATTCTGGATATTCTCAGACGAGTGAAAGGGCATTAAAAGAGGTGGACGAGACTCCTGAATTTCCAGGGGGAATGGAAGCCCTGTTTAAATTCATGGGAGAAAATTTGAAATACCCAGAAGCTGCTCAGAAAAAAGGGATTGAAGGAACTGTTGTAGTCGCCTTTGTGGTCAAGAAAGATGGTTCCATTGAGAGTCCAGAAATCTTAAGAGGGATAGGAGCTGGTTGTGATGAAGAGGCAATAAGAGTAGTGAAGTCTTTTCCTAACTGGACACCTGGAGAAAAGGATGGTGAAAAAGTAAATACTCAAATGCAATTACCGGTCAAATACAAGCTTTAG
- a CDS encoding M56 family metallopeptidase — translation MIELLTYLLEASICLTVALIFYKVMLSDLTFFDLNRLILLTLLGAALVFPLLSFDLIPNQTIFKEVTLPTFWVGQGMENESAGMEITWVTVVFGIYLMGVIWTAVRLIFGFMQSFRLLGKSNLFFYQDKYIAEHPEFTPASFFQYILLPKFHLDDEDQQRIILHESVHVNKKHSWDLLFVQMAKVLFWFNPLIYAYENSIREVHEFQADQGVTHSFSQREYSRLLLKLVSAGRGWQFMNNFNQFQTKKRIIMMNKTKSNRSQLVRFLMAIPVLGLMFVAFSCDLTNSEEEIEGPTQVEKSTAIGPSNMAARIADVGADGKEIFDVTEVQPKPPGGMEGWNAYLAANLKYPEQARKLGVEGTVIAVFVVNSDGKISDVEILRGIGAGADEEAMRVIRNSPDWTPATQRGTKVNSRLRLPIRFKLG, via the coding sequence ATGATAGAGTTACTAACCTATTTATTAGAAGCAAGCATTTGCCTAACTGTTGCCTTGATTTTCTATAAGGTAATGCTGAGCGATTTGACCTTTTTTGATTTAAATCGTCTCATATTACTCACCTTGCTTGGTGCTGCTTTAGTATTTCCATTGCTATCATTTGACCTGATACCCAATCAAACGATTTTTAAGGAAGTGACTCTTCCTACATTTTGGGTAGGGCAAGGTATGGAAAATGAAAGTGCTGGGATGGAAATCACCTGGGTAACTGTAGTATTTGGAATTTACTTAATGGGAGTCATTTGGACAGCTGTTCGACTGATTTTCGGGTTTATGCAGTCTTTCCGGTTACTGGGGAAATCAAACCTATTTTTCTATCAAGATAAATACATCGCAGAGCATCCAGAGTTCACGCCAGCATCATTTTTCCAATATATATTATTGCCAAAATTCCACTTGGATGATGAAGATCAACAAAGAATCATTTTACATGAATCAGTGCATGTAAATAAGAAACATAGTTGGGATTTATTATTTGTGCAGATGGCAAAAGTATTGTTTTGGTTTAATCCTTTGATTTATGCCTATGAAAATTCCATTCGGGAAGTTCATGAATTTCAAGCTGATCAAGGGGTGACGCATTCTTTCTCCCAGAGGGAATATTCTAGACTTTTACTCAAGCTGGTCAGCGCTGGAAGGGGCTGGCAGTTTATGAACAACTTTAACCAATTTCAAACCAAAAAAAGAATTATCATGATGAACAAAACTAAATCAAATAGAAGCCAATTGGTTCGCTTCTTAATGGCGATACCAGTCTTGGGGTTGATGTTTGTGGCTTTTTCCTGTGACTTGACCAACTCGGAAGAGGAGATAGAAGGACCTACTCAAGTAGAAAAATCAACTGCCATCGGACCATCTAATATGGCTGCGAGAATTGCTGATGTTGGAGCTGATGGAAAGGAAATTTTTGATGTGACGGAAGTTCAGCCGAAGCCTCCAGGAGGTATGGAGGGTTGGAATGCTTATTTGGCTGCTAACCTTAAATACCCAGAGCAAGCCAGAAAACTTGGAGTTGAGGGTACTGTTATCGCAGTTTTCGTAGTCAATTCTGATGGGAAAATTTCTGATGTTGAAATCTTAAGAGGAATAGGTGCCGGAGCTGATGAAGAAGCAATGAGAGTAATTAGAAATTCTCCGGATTGGACTCCTGCGACTCAACGAGGAACAAAGGTTAATTCTCGATTGAGATTACCGATTAGATTCAAACTTGGCTAA
- a CDS encoding BlaI/MecI/CopY family transcriptional regulator translates to MNELNHNEELIMGIFWKRENALVRDVLEELPEPKPPYTTLASTIRLLEKKGFLSHKTYGTTHLFFPLISQEEYSKKSINRIVKNFFEGSVGNFLSFMVKEKNISDEEIQDLQKLIDEYDKPDKK, encoded by the coding sequence ATGAATGAATTAAACCATAACGAAGAACTGATTATGGGCATCTTTTGGAAGAGGGAAAATGCCTTGGTAAGAGATGTCTTGGAAGAACTCCCAGAGCCGAAGCCACCTTATACCACCTTAGCTTCAACGATTCGATTGCTTGAAAAAAAGGGGTTTTTGAGTCATAAGACATATGGGACCACTCATTTGTTCTTTCCTCTGATTTCACAGGAAGAGTATAGTAAGAAAAGTATCAACAGGATTGTTAAAAATTTCTTTGAAGGGTCAGTTGGTAACTTTTTGTCCTTTATGGTAAAGGAAAAGAATATCTCAGATGAAGAGATTCAGGATTTGCAGAAGTTGATAGATGAATACGATAAACCTGACAAGAAATGA
- a CDS encoding low molecular weight phosphatase family protein — MLSSKLEKSVLKIRQLPITEHRKEELEVLVKYVSQKLKSKQPILLNFICTHNSRRSQFAQVWGQVASSYFKIPAKCYSGGVEITAFNPRAIKSLVSSGFKVEGSDGENPIYEIEFSQYQKAILGFSKRYDDPSSAKEGFAAIMTCDHADENCPIIPGAEKRISLRYEDPKAFDNTDIEEEKYEERSHQIASELFYVFEIVAQNRGAED, encoded by the coding sequence ATGCTATCAAGTAAATTAGAAAAAAGTGTTTTAAAAATTCGGCAATTGCCAATTACAGAACATAGGAAAGAGGAACTGGAAGTTTTAGTGAAATATGTTTCTCAAAAGCTAAAATCAAAACAGCCAATTTTACTGAATTTTATTTGCACGCATAATAGCCGTAGAAGTCAGTTTGCACAGGTTTGGGGACAAGTGGCAAGCAGTTATTTTAAAATACCTGCCAAGTGTTATTCAGGTGGGGTTGAAATCACAGCGTTTAATCCTCGCGCGATAAAATCTTTAGTCTCCAGTGGTTTTAAGGTGGAGGGTAGTGATGGGGAAAATCCAATTTATGAAATTGAGTTTTCTCAATATCAGAAAGCTATTCTAGGTTTCTCAAAAAGATATGATGATCCCTCGAGCGCTAAAGAAGGATTTGCAGCCATCATGACTTGTGACCATGCGGATGAAAACTGTCCTATAATCCCTGGTGCAGAAAAGAGGATTTCTTTAAGGTATGAGGATCCGAAAGCTTTTGACAATACGGATATTGAGGAGGAAAAATATGAAGAACGATCTCATCAGATTGCCTCTGAGTTATTTTATGTTTTCGAAATTGTAGCCCAGAATAGGGGTGCAGAAGATTAA
- a CDS encoding DUF6428 family protein produces the protein MKLSEIKSKLPQLSQLIFRLPTGEAVPAHFHVTEIGQINKRFIDCGGKVRDEKAINFQLWEAGDYDHRLGAEKLLNIIDLSQKKLGLEDLEVEVEYQGETIGKYGLEFLNEEFQLTVKMTDCLAKDSCGIPQSEAKPRVRLANLRVKESNSCCAPDSGCC, from the coding sequence ATGAAACTTTCAGAAATTAAATCAAAATTACCTCAATTGAGCCAGTTGATATTTAGACTTCCGACCGGAGAAGCTGTTCCTGCTCATTTCCATGTCACTGAAATAGGTCAGATCAATAAAAGGTTTATAGACTGTGGTGGAAAAGTTAGAGATGAAAAAGCGATTAATTTTCAGCTTTGGGAGGCTGGCGATTACGACCATCGATTAGGTGCTGAGAAACTCTTGAATATCATCGACCTATCACAAAAAAAATTAGGTTTGGAAGATCTTGAGGTAGAAGTAGAGTATCAAGGAGAAACCATAGGGAAATACGGTTTAGAGTTTTTGAATGAAGAGTTTCAATTGACAGTAAAAATGACTGATTGTTTAGCAAAAGATTCTTGCGGAATTCCTCAGTCTGAGGCCAAACCAAGAGTTCGATTAGCTAACCTACGAGTAAAAGAGTCTAATTCCTGTTGCGCGCCAGATAGTGGTTGTTGTTAA
- a CDS encoding ArsR/SmtB family transcription factor translates to MGLTKTDLFTVEQNELAKLAKALAHPARIAIIQYLLKTNSCVNGTLVQELGLAQATISQHLRELKEIGLIQGTIEGVSVSYCINPGKWEEAQFLFNQLFDTYQSSCSKGDCC, encoded by the coding sequence ATGGGGCTTACAAAAACAGACTTATTTACAGTAGAGCAAAACGAGTTGGCAAAACTTGCAAAGGCTTTGGCGCATCCAGCGAGAATTGCCATTATCCAGTATTTGTTGAAAACCAATTCTTGTGTAAATGGAACTTTGGTTCAGGAGCTAGGCTTGGCTCAAGCTACCATTTCTCAACACCTGCGAGAGCTAAAGGAAATAGGCTTGATTCAAGGAACTATTGAGGGAGTGTCTGTTAGTTATTGTATTAACCCCGGTAAGTGGGAGGAAGCGCAGTTTTTATTTAATCAGCTGTTTGATACTTATCAGTCAAGCTGTTCAAAAGGAGATTGCTGTTAA
- a CDS encoding DUF4249 family protein, translating to MKRNLLIIFSAIILFSCQEEVVLPLATLDEEVPVIEAIWTDSRNYNGIKLTLAENYFDTTDVKVITDAEVKIRVTGTQKIIPFYFNKNSDDYQPINEFEVARIGENYEVLVNWNGNAYSAKGLMLEPPTVDSLTYSFQEKRIFRDEGYYIKVYGKIPYQNDNYYRIKVIVNDTLKNDRSDYLLFDDTFGLTFFEEGLELNYAFEEDDQVRLELFRMNEDAYNYFSQLVGLLYNDGGLFSPPPQNPDSNFKVDVGEGDVLGYFLVSPVLSEKVKIEEKEE from the coding sequence ATGAAAAGGAATCTACTGATCATATTTTCGGCTATCATTTTATTCTCTTGTCAGGAAGAAGTCGTTTTGCCGTTGGCAACATTGGATGAGGAAGTACCTGTTATCGAAGCGATTTGGACGGATTCAAGAAACTATAATGGAATTAAACTGACCCTTGCAGAAAATTATTTTGACACAACAGATGTCAAAGTGATTACAGATGCGGAGGTGAAGATCAGAGTTACAGGAACTCAAAAAATAATTCCATTTTACTTCAATAAAAATTCAGACGATTATCAGCCGATCAATGAATTTGAAGTTGCCAGGATAGGAGAGAATTATGAGGTATTGGTCAACTGGAACGGTAATGCTTATAGTGCGAAAGGGTTAATGCTAGAGCCTCCCACAGTAGATAGTTTGACCTATAGCTTTCAAGAAAAAAGGATTTTTAGAGATGAGGGATATTATATTAAGGTTTACGGTAAAATCCCATACCAAAATGATAACTATTACCGAATTAAAGTTATCGTGAATGATACGTTAAAGAATGATCGGAGCGACTATTTGTTGTTTGACGACACTTTTGGATTGACATTTTTTGAAGAAGGTTTAGAATTAAATTATGCCTTTGAAGAAGATGATCAAGTGAGGTTAGAGCTTTTTAGAATGAATGAAGACGCCTATAATTACTTTTCACAATTGGTGGGCTTACTCTATAATGATGGTGGGTTGTTTAGCCCACCGCCACAAAATCCAGACAGCAACTTTAAAGTGGATGTAGGAGAAGGAGATGTTTTAGGCTATTTCCTGGTTTCTCCTGTTTTAAGTGAAAAAGTAAAAATTGAAGAGAAGGAAGAATAA